tttcccacatggcgtgaagcccgtttctggtgcccTTGGCCCCgatgttgctgaatgcggcgtaaaactatactcactcactgacgcaAAGGATTTTACCTATATTATTTTCGATTGAAATATGCATCAACTAAATAAACAGAAAGTCGATCCATCATACACCAATATCTTTAGCCATTATTTTGTCATCTCCAGTTGCTGGATACATCACCGCCTGTTATTTCACCAGCTGGTACGCTCAAACCAGTCTCACCCAAGTTCGTCTACCGGTTGAGGACGTTGATCCTCTTCTGTGTACACATTTGATGTACGCCTTTGCATACGTAGATATACCATCCAAGTCTGTAGTTGCGGCAGACCCAGCTAAGGAATGCAGTAATGCTGGTATGACAGGACGTTATGAGAAGTTTAACCAACTCAAGTCGAGGAATCCAAACCTGAAGACGCTTTTGTCAGTGGGCGGTCAAGGCTCAGCGAACACAGTTTTTTCCCAGCTGTCATCCTCGTTATTGTCCTTGCAACAGTTTGCTCAAAATACTATCAAATTCTTAAGAAAGCATGGTTTTGATGGATTGGATGTCGACTGGGAGTACCCCACTGCTGAAACCAAAGACCAGTTTACAAGTCTTCTCAAGGTAACCATAGGTGTCCGTTAATGAAAAGTAGCTCTTCGGAAAATAATTGTTCATAAGTAAATCTAAATCTGATGACAACATAGGCAAACCGCCAAGACCAGGGTTAGGGTTGaacttcagcagcccatgcttgccacaagaggcgacagcgggatcgggtgttcaagctcactgactttgttgatgcatgCCATAGTGTTCCAGTTGCGTCTAGACTGGTTGTTTCCATACCGCTGTCATACAGAGatttcgctgacttggtggtaGCATGTCATCGTGTCACTTGGTGGTAGCATGTCATCGTGTCAAACTGCGTAGATCAATACCCACGACTCTAATCACAGGATTATCAGGTCCTACTTCGGTTGTTGATAGACTGCCATGATAAAACTGGAACTTAACTGCGTCAGTAACTAAAATAGACTCTAGATCCGTCTATCCAATAATTAGTATGAAACATGGATGCCACCTCAAGCTTTGCATTATGCATTCAGTTAACATGCTGTGGTGTGCTATGAAAAATGTTCAGCATGGTGACTGATTTACTCATGATATGTCGTTTACTTTAATACGGCCACGATGAACGTATTTCTAATAGCAATATTACTCGCAGTATGCGTCATCGAGGGCGTCGGTCTTGCCATAGTTTGTTATCTCGCCTAGCTATTTACACACTGGCGTTTGATATCCAATTGATTGGATGTGTTTATGAAATGTTTGCTTGAAATGAGTTTATTCACGTTTATGTACACTGAAGTTTTCCGCAGTATTAAACATTAAACAGTTACTGTATTAAAAGTTAGGCCACGGGCCGTATGCATGCCCTCGCTGTATTGTAGACTGCTAAATAGGAACGGTGGGGTTGAAATGGGATTAGATCACAGGTAGAAGTCTTACGTAGAGGTCACTGTGACACAGGTGAGGGGTTTGATCACATGTAGCGGTCATGACTGGAGGCTATCATGTTATAGATAGTATGATTAGACAATGCCGAAATAGGTTACGTGTCTGTTGCCGTTTAACCAAGAGTGTTTCTTCTGTATTTATTTTAGGTTTTGAGTGAAGAGTTTGAAAAAGAGGGCACGAATAAGGACCCACTGCTGTTGACCATAGCAGTCGCTTCCGGGGAGAACAAAATAAAAGCCGGCTATGACATCAAGGGTATCAACAAGTGAGTGTCACACAACAATGAATGGCTTCGTTACGATGTGCAATGTACAATTTAGTGTAAAGAGAGGATCGAAATACACCTCATGAACATGACGAAACCCCGAAGTGTACTACCCGACGTTTTGCTTCCGTTGTTACAACGTTATTGACTCCCATTTAGGTTGTCACAACGTTGACGTCTGACGTAAGTTTTACGTTGCCACAAGGTTAACGTTATTTGATGCAACGTGTTTTACGTTGTCGTAACGTTCTGTATAACGTCAATAGTTAAATAGTTTTATCAATAGTTAACCGTACAAAGCAGAAATTCACTCCAATGTTTATACGTCAGTTTGCATGTTTAGCAATGTGTTTCCTGAAGCGGCAGCTGAATTGTCAAATCGAATCtcaaagtgaaatgttttagaGAAAACTGTCGTGACTCAAAGTTTCTTCAACGTAAATTTGCAACGTTGTTATTACGTTGTGGTATAATGACGTAATACTTACGTTGTGACGAAGTTGTCTCATGACGTTACCAATCTGCAACCTTCCCACAACGTTGACAAAACGTGTGCGTTAGCTGGTATACGTATGTCGTACGTCCAAACAGTTCTGTGGAGAAACTCATCCTAGAAAAGATTGCCACGTGGCAACGTATCCGTAATTCTAGTAGCGAGGGAGATCAATACACTTCCGAGGCACAATAATCAGGAACCATGCTACAGTGCACTATAAACAATGTTACCTTAAGAAGTTAAAATAACTGTAGATATACGCATGAAAACGAATAAGGAGCACacgaaagtacaagtgttcctttttcTTTTACTGGTTTCTtcaggtatgtattgcactgtgggtgaaactttggacataaataaaggaacatatGTACTTTCACGTGTTCCCTTAGTTAGTTCCATGAGCATATAATGTTTAATAATGCATTACACTCAATAAACGACCATTGAACTTCAGATACGTGGACTTCATCTTTGTGATGACGTACGACTTTTCCGGAAGTTGGAACAAAGTGACCGGGTTTGACAGCCCCCTCCGAGCTAGGAACGACAGTAACTTCTCGCCCCTTTACAATGTGGTCAGCACACCTTGTGTAGCTTACCTTATCTCACAATGTCAAGACGTCCAAGTCCCTATATGTCCCCACTAGAAAAAGAATAACAATTACAATAATTACAATAAAGGCAACACTAATAAATAccgcttttgaaaaaaaataaatatccgTTTTGCTTGCGATAAATGTAACCTTTAGTTTGGTATTGCTGTAAGCTTAATAAGAATGTTTTCCATCCGGTGAACAATTTCAAAGTCACCACGATCAACATTGTTCTTTCTACTTTGCCTTAGAGTGTATGGAATAAATGTTAGGTTGAATAACTCCAGCAATACGCCCTGAACGTGTGGATCAATGGGGGTGCGGACCGGAGCAAGGTAATCATGGGGCTGACGGCTGCAGGGGCTAGTTTCACCCTCAAGAACATCAGCAATCACAACGTGGGGGCACCTGTTCAGACTGGAGGAGGCCCACCTGGTCCTCTCTATAAGCAACAGAGCAGACTTATATATCCAGAGGTAAGTATATCCATCTGAATTACCACAGCCGATGCAGTTCCACTAATACTCTCATGATTACATATCCATTGAATCtcctcctccccctcctcctcctactgctgctgctactactactactactgctgctgctgttgctgctactactactactgctgctgctactactgctactggtgctactactactactactaccagcactacgactactacttctactactagtactagtagagaccagcagcagcagcagcagcagcagtagtagtagtagcagcagcagcagcagcagcagcagcagcagtagtagtagtagttgttgttgttgtagtagtagttgtagtattAAGTAGGTAGTAGTGGCCATGGTAAAGTTCTTAACAACTTCTATTtctatttcaaaataaatacaGTATCAATAAAAATACAGGTAGATAgaaacttggttgacacatgtcatggtatgtAGGTCGAtcctcatgatgtcagtcactggattgtctgtaccGGATTCGATTATTTAACTGGAAAATGTGTGGAtggttttgaaaaacaaacaaacaaaacacacattgtTTATAAATTTACATCACATCAGAGGTATCAGTTGTGCTTACGATGAATCACACCAAGAAATCCCAGTCTAATCTTAACAAATGCTTCTGTTTCTTCTGCCATGTCATGTAATTTCTTGGATGTGATGTTTTCGAATAATAAGGATAGACGTGCCcctttaaacacaactgaaataTCGAAACAAATGTCTTGGATGTTGTTTCAAGTTCGTATACTGAGtgatatgaagtggtgtcactaTATTTGTTTAAGATCTGCAAGTACTTGAAGGAGGGATGGACTCGAGTTTGGGACGATGACCAGCAGGTGCCTTACGCCTACAAAGGCGACCAGTGGGTGGGGTACGATGACCAGCAGAGCTTTGGCCTCAAGGTAACGCACTATCGTATATACTCCACTTTATTTTTGTACATGTTTGACATTAATATCCCGACACATCCGATGTTTACATGAACCCGATACGTATTTGACTGCAGGCACTTTACAGATGACTTAAATCGGGCAAACACTTCATCCAAAGTTTATCTCAAAGAGGCAGATGCTGGTTCATTGTCTTAAAATCAGTTCCTTTCAAAGAACCGTCCACCGAGAGCCACTATGGACTGGCGGTAAAGACGTTCGTTTACTAGGGGTTAGGACGGTTGAAAGCTGACGATAAAGACGCATGTGCAGTGGAGAGAAGAAGGTTGTAGGCTGACGATTAAGAGTTCTGTGGACAGAAGTGGTTGTAAACTGAATTTAGAGTAGTAAGTTGTGGACGTCAGTTGAGTAGGTTGTGGACTGATGGTAGAGTAGGGTCTGGACTGATGGTAGAGCAGGTTGTGGACTGATGGCACAGTATGTTATGGACTCAAGATAGAGTGGGCTGAAGACTGAAATGTAGATTAGGCTGTGGATTGAAGGTAGAGTATGTCGTGGGCTGAAGAGTAGAATAGGTTGTGGACTTGATGTAGGTAGGTTATGGACTGAACGTAGAATGTAGTTTGTGGACATAAGATTAGATTTGTGACGGAGGGTGAAGTTGGTGATGAACTAAAGAAAAGGGTTGATGGGGTGTCATGAAAAAGTAAAAGAGGTTGTAAACTATAAAAATATAGTGAGTTGTGGCAGTTGACCGAAGGTACATCGTTCTAGATACCGTTAGTTTTGGACCATGGCCTTAAAGTAGAGTTCTCCATTAACCTTAGTTTTATTTCTGCAAAGATATATCATGACAATGTGGTATTTGAACATTTAACCACATCCATGTCGATATTATGATATATTAACACAAAAAAACTTGGTAGCCGTCGACAAATAAAAGCATAGATAATTACACCACCCCTCGTGTAATTGCAGGTCCAGTATGCCATTGACGAACATCTTGGGGGAGTCATGTTTTGGGAGTTGAGCTTCGATGACTCCAAGAACTACTGCAATAACGGAGCCTTTCCCTTGCTCCACGTTGTCAAACAAACCTTTGCCAATCATTACATCGACGTAACAGCTACAGGCACACCTGAGGCCGGTTCAACAGATGCAGCGTTACACACTACCGGTGCAACCGAAGAAAATCCAATTGAAACTGCATCCTCAACTCCATCCCACAAAACGGTCACAGTAGATTCCAACAATGGTGGTATTACATTTACTGGAACCACTAGTATAGCGGTCCTGACAGTTTGTGGTGTATGGGCGTATCTTTGACTGTCTTGAAAGTGTGTTATAGACATCTTCCCAATGCAAATGAGACACCAGTTCATAGGCCATCGATTGTAGGAATAGTTATATATGCAGCGGATGCGAAGGCGGATATTTTCCAAATTTGCCATGGTTTCGATACAGGCGATCAAATGACAGCTACACTTACTGTTCACACCAATGATAACGCGTCGAACAGCTTGTTAGGTTTTAACATGATTTTTAATATGGCACCATAATGAAAAACCTATAAATTTATTTGTCAATTTTAGCTATAGTTACCTAACATGCCTCGAAACGTTTTTAGAAATGACGCTCAACATGAGAAGTCCGTTCCCTATCAGTATCGTATATGTTGATAAATATGTACTTAGAATGATCATGCTGTTAGAAAATGCGTGTTTGGCCCTGAGAACAATTCCATGCAGGAACTAAACTAAGCGTGAATGTTTCTTAATTTGATACCTGTATATTCTTGTTCAGTTGGgttcatttagaatattgacagagttcactgtttgttacatgGGAGGAGTATAGAGTGAGGGTGACAGACAGTTGTGCGAGAAAGGATTGAGACGGCGCAGCAtaggttaatgaatcaataactCTGTCGGCATTTGTGCGCCTGCCTCTCGACCACCTGGCTGTCCCCACCTCTGTACTCCTCCCTTGTAAAAAGTGAGCTgtatcaatatttcaatgatagtttgttaaacgaCATTTTTTGGAcgaaaattctgcaaaaaccccATTGAGTCGGCATGATGTTTTGTATATGATCAGCGGTTCATTGAgcatttgatatttattagctTTCgcgactgcaattcatcggttcgcttttgagccaaacggactataatcaatgagtcttgaccagacaatcaggcaTTCAGTAGCATCAGCTTCGATCAACGCGTTTGGgacaccatgacatgtgtcaaccaagtcagcgagcctaaccaccagatccggttagtcgcctcttacactGGTAGGGAACTTGGTTGCAGTGAGGAGTCTTagtgatttttttctttgaGAAAAAAAATCGGAGAATATGAACATGAATTGATGATCACTCCTCATCACCTCAGCTTGTAAAATTCACATCCAAAAATTCTGCAAACATTCATTTATTAAGAGAATAAGCTATAAATCCAAAGGCACataatttttttaacaaaacactGTTACACGCGCATTGTCATCATATTATGCATGCATAATTGAAGACTGT
This portion of the Haliotis asinina isolate JCU_RB_2024 chromosome 10, JCU_Hal_asi_v2, whole genome shotgun sequence genome encodes:
- the LOC137297729 gene encoding chitinase-3-like protein 1, whose protein sequence is MASFYLLTVLMVLSVQEKSKVAGYITACYFTSWYAQTSLTQVRLPVEDVDPLLCTHLMYAFAYVDIPSKSVVAADPAKECSNAGMTGRYEKFNQLKSRNPNLKTLLSVGGQGSANTVFSQLSSSLLSLQQFAQNTIKFLRKHGFDGLDVDWEYPTAETKDQFTSLLKVLSEEFEKEGTNKDPLLLTIAVASGENKIKAGYDIKGINKYVDFIFVMTYDFSGSWNKVTGFDSPLRARNDSNFSPLYNVQYALNVWINGGADRSKVIMGLTAAGASFTLKNISNHNVGAPVQTGGGPPGPLYKQQSRLIYPEICKYLKEGWTRVWDDDQQVPYAYKGDQWVGYDDQQSFGLKVQYAIDEHLGGVMFWELSFDDSKNYCNNGAFPLLHVVKQTFANHYIDVTATGTPEAGSTDAALHTTGATEENPIETASSTPSHKTVTVDSNNGGTVHFVTSLTKDTGVKLKSTVVFDQVDENIGGAYSPQTGEFTAPVSGFYLFTIQVMVTSGSGQEYELKSEDSAYSTRVRVESAWSTGSGTAVFHVQKGHKVKVIKYYGPDGALRQSPWSRFSGFLLRES